In Monomorium pharaonis isolate MP-MQ-018 chromosome 3, ASM1337386v2, whole genome shotgun sequence, a genomic segment contains:
- the LOC105836851 gene encoding toll-like receptor 6, which produces MLSLIICLLPLAASVPVEVGKIDETDTSKQLIVNIDNGILKDVRLVGNSDHRELNLSGLPGLRMLEKDAFANVLDVESLALANNSLTSLPEFVFSNLTKLKNLLLSDNQISNVRNLFVGLENLQLLDISRNPIRHFGRGHLFGLTKSAKILTDGNILWSISTGVFANSFLKDAEEIKRLAAMHDQRNPAKEEEQRVDKTEVAKESQDQKIKTLSEHTRVKICKSDGIVTSLEILLEDEELVEGCVQVLFDTTKQSLNLAELGIKGFQEDWYRLQSLPVASLDLSNNEIVEITKEMLNNLPLSLTYVNFQGNKIRKIWSQVIKNDYLNVLNLRNNLIEEIEEGALLKTNLSALYLAGNQLKSLNFVSSLPDTLTVLVASGNHIVSIPDGVFSKLYRLNYLHLEDNKIETLQNDVFQGLTSLLILTLMGNGIKTIEPSAFRGLTTLQTLDLRHNSIRDLQYGILSKLTGLKQLNLANNKIAKATFGDLAQSVESLYLDYNEIDILEEGNFVQAPISTLSLTGNKISNIMRGAFNLPTLRDLYLSNNTLTTIEGDSYEGLSRLRRLWLSENKISEIRKGACKNLGSLYILDVSKNPFQKLENGALYGLNTAFGTSLYIYENNMKEIHGGVFDDV; this is translated from the coding sequence CTTGTCGGAAATTCCGATCACAGGGAATTGAACTTATCAGGTCTTCCAGGTCTTCGCATGTTGGAGAAAGATGCCTTCGCTAACGTACTCGATGTAGAGTCGCTTGCACTTGCCAATAATTCGTTGACTTCTCTACCAGAATTCGTTTTCTCCAATctgacaaaattgaaaaatttgttgttGTCGGACAATCAAATATCAAATGTCCGGAATCTATTTGTCGGCTTAGAAAATCTGCAACTGTTGGATATTTCTCGCAATCCTATCAGACACTTTGGAAGGGGCCACCTGTTTGGCCTTACCAAATCCGCTAAGATTCTCACTGACGGGAATATTCTTTGGAGCATCAGCACGGGCGTATTTGCTAATTCTTTCCTTAAAGACGCCGAGGAAATAAAGCGATTGGCAGCGATGCACGACCAGAGAAATCCCGCGAAGGAGGAGGAGCAGAGAGTCGACAAGACTGAAGTAGCTAAGGAATCTCAGGATCAAAAGATCAAAACGCTTAGCGAGCACACACGAGTGAAAATTTGCAAGTCTGATGGCATCGTGACATCACTGGAAATTCTTTTGGAAGACGAAGAACTTGTTGAAGGATGCGTCCAAGTACTATTCGACACTACGAAGCAAAGTCTGAATCTCGCCGAGTTGGGTATCAAGGGTTTTCAGGAAGACTGGTATCGGTTGCAATCTCTGCCGGTCGCCTCGTTGGATCTGTCGAACAACGAGATCGTTGAGATCACGAAGGAGATGCTGAACAACCTGCCGTTAAGTCTGACGTATGTAAACTTCCAAGGGAATAAAATACGCAAGATCTGGAGTCAGGTGATCAAAAATGATTACCTAAATGTGCTCAACTTGAGAAATAATCTGATCGAAGAGATTGAGGAGGGCGCGCTCTTAAAAACGAATCTAAGCGCATTGTATCTCGCTGGCAATCAACTAAAGAGTTTAAACTTCGTTTCCAGTCTGCCAGACACCTTGACTGTACTTGTGGCGAGCGGAAATCACATAGTTTCTATCCCCGACGGCGTGTTCTCTAAACTCTACCGTTTGAACTATTTGCATCTTGAAGACAATAAAATCGAAACGTTACAAAACGACGTTTTCCAAGGTTTAACATCCTTGCTGATATTAACGTTGATGGGGAACGGTATAAAGACAATCGAACCTAGCGCCTTCAGAGGCTTGACAACGCTGCAAACGCTTGATCTCCGTCATAATTCTATACGCGATCTGCAATATGGCATTCTCTCCAAGTTGACGGGTCTAAAGCAATTGAATCTCGCCAATAACAAGATCGCCAAGGCCACGTTTGGCGATTTAGCACAGTCTGTGGAGTCCCTGTATCTCGATTATAACGAGATCGACATTCTCGAAGAGGGTAATTTCGTTCAAGCTCCAATATCCACATTATCCTTGACCGGCAACAAAATTTCTAACATAATGCGTGGTGCCTTTAATTTGCCTACTCTGCGAGATCTATATTTGAGTAACAACACTTTGACGACTATCGAGGGTGATAGCTATGAAGGCTTGAGTCGATTAAGACGCCTCTGGCTTTCAGAGAATAAAATATCCGAAATACGTAAGGGCGCTTGCAAAAATCTGGGAAGTTTGTACATTTTGGATGTAAGCAAGAATCCTTTTCAAAAGTTGGAAAATGGAGCTCTTTATGGCCTCAATACCGCCTTTGGGACTAGCTTGTATATCTACGAGAACAATATGAAGGAGATACATGGTGGTGTTTTTGACGATGTTTAA